Proteins found in one Mucilaginibacter gracilis genomic segment:
- a CDS encoding M3 family oligoendopeptidase: protein MIIHKKERKYIPANLEIKWETLEPIYSELLNRDINSVGELEKWLQDRSEIEAALEEDFAWRYIRMTCDTNSEQLLENFQFFATEIEPQIAPYNNKLNEKFVASPYAEKLDGEKFFIYLRGVKNALELFREANIPIQTQIQVEQQKYQSITGAMSVMIGDKEYTLEQASVFLKDLDRNKRQEVWQKITERRLQDREKLNELFNHLRGLRHNLALNAGFENFRDYMFKALGRFDYTPQDCYNFHEAIEKEIVPILAEQAEKRKLALDLRLLRPWDTEVDTSGKPALKPFANGTELIEKSIECFSNISRYLGERLEIMKDNGLFDVESRKGKAPGGYNYPLSETGAPFIFMNSAGIFRDLTTMVHEGGHAVHTFLTADLELNDFKHCPSEVAELASMSMELISMDNWDVYFKDEEELKRAKRDQLFDVLKTLPWVAVVDQFQHWIYTNPDHTDEQRTSAWTQIFDRFGANFVDWTGNDDAKQNLWQKQLHIFEVPFYYIEYGMAQLGAIAVWKNYKENPEKGLQQYMDALKLGYTKTITEIYQTAGIKFDFSASYVKELAAFVKGEMDKIG, encoded by the coding sequence ATGATTATTCACAAAAAAGAACGTAAATATATACCTGCCAACCTGGAAATTAAGTGGGAAACTTTAGAGCCAATTTATAGTGAGCTGCTAAACCGCGATATTAATTCGGTAGGCGAACTGGAAAAATGGCTGCAAGACCGTAGCGAAATTGAGGCTGCTTTGGAAGAAGACTTTGCATGGCGCTACATCCGGATGACGTGCGATACCAACAGCGAACAACTGTTGGAAAACTTCCAGTTTTTTGCTACCGAAATTGAGCCGCAAATTGCCCCCTATAACAACAAACTGAACGAAAAATTTGTAGCCAGCCCATACGCCGAAAAGCTGGATGGCGAGAAATTTTTTATTTACCTGCGGGGTGTTAAAAACGCTTTGGAGCTGTTTAGGGAAGCGAACATCCCTATCCAAACGCAAATACAGGTTGAGCAGCAAAAATACCAGTCTATTACAGGTGCCATGTCGGTAATGATTGGCGATAAGGAATACACACTGGAGCAAGCTTCGGTATTTTTGAAAGACCTGGACCGCAACAAGCGCCAGGAGGTTTGGCAAAAAATTACCGAACGCCGCCTTCAAGATCGCGAAAAACTGAACGAGTTGTTTAACCACTTGCGTGGCTTACGCCATAATTTGGCACTCAATGCGGGTTTTGAAAACTTCCGCGATTATATGTTTAAGGCCCTTGGCCGTTTTGATTATACTCCGCAGGATTGCTACAACTTTCACGAAGCGATTGAGAAAGAGATAGTACCCATTTTAGCCGAGCAGGCCGAAAAACGCAAACTGGCTTTAGACCTCCGTTTGCTAAGACCATGGGATACCGAGGTTGATACATCGGGCAAACCAGCCTTAAAACCATTTGCCAATGGTACCGAACTGATAGAAAAATCGATTGAATGCTTTAGCAACATTAGCCGGTATTTGGGCGAACGCCTTGAAATTATGAAAGATAACGGCCTTTTTGATGTAGAGAGCCGCAAAGGCAAAGCACCGGGTGGTTATAATTATCCGCTATCAGAAACCGGCGCGCCGTTCATTTTCATGAATTCGGCTGGTATATTTCGCGATTTAACTACAATGGTACACGAGGGTGGCCATGCCGTGCATACCTTTTTAACTGCCGATTTGGAGTTAAACGACTTTAAACATTGCCCATCCGAGGTGGCCGAGCTGGCATCGATGTCGATGGAGTTAATATCAATGGATAACTGGGATGTTTATTTTAAGGATGAAGAAGAATTGAAACGCGCTAAACGCGACCAGCTATTTGATGTATTGAAAACCCTGCCCTGGGTAGCCGTGGTAGACCAGTTTCAGCATTGGATATACACCAATCCAGATCATACCGATGAGCAGCGCACCAGTGCCTGGACACAGATATTTGACCGCTTTGGCGCCAACTTTGTTGACTGGACGGGCAACGATGACGCCAAGCAAAACCTTTGGCAAAAACAGTTGCACATTTTTGAGGTGCCTTTTTACTACATTGAATATGGCATGGCCCAGTTAGGTGCAATAGCCGTTTGGAAAAACTATAAAGAAAATCCCGAAAAGGGCCTGCAGCAATATATGGATGCCTTAAAACTGGGTTACACCAAAACCATTACCGAAATATACCAAACCGCAGGCATAAAATTTGATTTCAGCGCATCGTATGTAAAAGAGCTTGCGGCATTTGTTAAGGGCGAGATGGATAAGATAGGTTAG